DNA from Bacillus sp. Marseille-P3661:
AAAATGACCCTTTAGGTACCATTATGGTCCCTTCATCTGCCTATTATGGTTCACAAACACAACGTGCAATAGAAAATTTTAAAATTAGTGGGATGACATTACCTCGAGCTTTTATAAAAGCTCAAGGAATTATTAAAGCGTCCGCTGCAACTGTTAACGTAGAATTGGGATTACTACCCCCTGATTTTGGAAAGGCAATTATTCACGCATCTGAAGAAGTCATTGAAGGAAAATGGGACGAACATTTTGTAGTAGATGTTTATCAAGCAGGTGCAGGTACATCGCAAAACATGAATGCAAATGAAGTCATCGCAAATCGTGCAAAAGAACTATTAGGTGGTTCACAAAGTATTCATCCAAACGACCACGTCAATATGTCGCAATCTACAAATGATACGTTCCCTTCAGCTTTGAATATTGCTGCTGTTGAAATACTCAATAGTCAATTACTTCCCGCTTTATCACAGTTAGTGAAAGAGTTTCGAAAAAAAGCAGAACAATTTATGCCAATACTAAAATCTGGACGGACTCACTTACACGATGGCGTCCCCATTCGGTTAGGGCAAGAATTTTCTGGTTATGCAGAAACACTTCATTTTATATATCTACAGCTTGAAAAAAATATCGATGTACTTTATGAAATCGGATTAGGCGGACAAGCGATCGGAACAAAGCTCAATTTACCTACTGAATACAAACCAAAGATTATTCAGGAAGTTGGCAAACGTACGAATCATCCATTTCGTGAACCAAAGAATATGTTTGCTTTTATGCAAAACATGAATGAGCCAATTCGCTGTATGTTAACGTTAAAAGAACTTGCACTTCACCTAATTAAAATTACGAGTGATTTGCGTTTACTTAGCTCGGGACCGAGAACCGGTTTAGCAGAAATTTCGCTACCTTCTATTCAACCCGGTTCAACCATCATGCCAGGAAAAGTCAATCCTGCTATTTTAGAAATGACACATATGGTATGTTGTCAAATAATTGGATATGAGACAGCAATCTCTGCGGCAGCAACGGCCGGTCAATTGGAAATTAATGTGATGATGCCATTGATCGCTCACTCTTTTCTTCATTCAATTGAAATCTTTGCAAATGCAATTGAAACGCTAACGTCAAAATGTATTAGTGGTATTCAAGCTAATGAGGAAAAATGCAAGCAATGGATGGAAGAAAGCTTATCATTGGTTACCGGCTTAAGTGGTTCAATGGGGTACGATATTGCCTCACAGATTGGCTTAAAGGCAGACGAAGAAAATAAAACCATTAAGCAAGTACTTCAAGAAAAGGGTTTACTTTCAGAAGAGATTATCAAAGCTATAGATCCAACTGGGATGGTATAGTTATTGGTTTCTTGATAGTTTATTAATTGAACTGCTAGGGATGGTTAAAGGTGTTTGATAAAAATGAGGAAATTATTACCACTCCTCTGGACATCTGACTCTGCTTCATCAACAAAGAGGTTCTTGAAGGTTACTGCGGACAAAGTGTTCCTTATTTTACTTGTCAACATACCGTATTTTGCTGCATTTTTTGCAAAATAAAGGACCGAATGTCCGCATAGCCCGCCTAATCATTCTTTTTTATCGAAATAGGATTCGTATGTCAGCAAAGCGAAATTATAAATAGGTGGTAGTTTCATATTATAAATGGATATAAGATTAAGTTCTCTTATTAACAAGGATCGCTTGCTAATAAGACAACCTAAAATATCTAGACAAAAGCTAGTTATTTTCTACATAATGGTGCTGTAACTAAAACAATTAAGTTGACGTTTATTAGATAATGTTGATACGTCTTTCACAAAAATAAACTAAAAAACTGGCATCTGTAAAATACAGTTCCCAGCCATCACAATAATGCTTTACCTCTTATCGAAAAATGGAAGGAACGAAATCGACTAATATCAATCGCTTGAGCTACATTCATATTATTCAATAGTTCCCTCCTCCAAATAACACAATTACTAAAACGCCCGAACGCGTTTAAGCATTAAAGTTTAAATGTAAAAAAATATTATTCAATATCAAAATCAACTACGATTGTGTCTTCCAAACCAATTTCGCGCAAATACGATACTATTTCCTGATGTGCAGGGTGCGGTCCGTAATTTTCTAATGCAGCTCGGTCTTTGAATCGGACAGTTAAACCAACTTCATATCCCTTGTTTCTGTTCGAAAAATTTATGCCCTGCTGAATATCCACTATGCCTGGTATGATATTTTTTAGCAGGAGACTCCTGTGAATCAACTCTTCCTTTTGTTCATTGGTAGCTTGCTGTGAAAATTTTATCAACACTATATGTTCAACCATAGCTGCACTCCTATTTACTATTTAAGGTTTCTCTATCAAAACCAGCAATTTGTTTATAACGATTCGCAATATTCTCCAACTCTTGATAAGTAATGACGTCTTCTAAATAATCAAAGCCATTAGGCGCTCGTTCTTCGACGATCTGCATGACAATCTCAGGTCCATTTTTCCGATTCGATAAAACAATATTAGCGGTAGGGTCAAGTCTAGCTTGTTCATAAGCCTTCAAAGCAGTTTCTGCACTCGGTTGCTCTAAGATTGCAATTCCTAATGCATCTGCATCAAGGATAGCCTGTGAAGCCCCGTTTGACCCTATTGGATACATTGGATGTGCAGCATCACCAAGTAAAGTTATGCGTCCATACGTCCACTTTGGAAGAGGATTACGGTCAACCATTGGGTATTCGAACACCTCATCGGTTTCCTTTATGAGCTTAGGCACATTTAACCAGCCAAAATCCCAATTAGCAAAAGCAGGTGCGAAAACTTCTTTATCTATTTTGCGGTTCCAGTCTGCACGTGAAGGCATTTCATCGACAGTCAATTCGGCAATCCAATTTACGAGCGAGCGTCCGCTTGCAGCTGCCTCTGGACATACTGGGTAAGCAACAAATTTTTGATCCTGATATCCAGCCATTATCATTGATCTTCCTGTTAAGAATGGAGTTGATTCGGTAATGCCACGCCATAAAATCCGGCCGCTGTATTTTGGCAATCCTTCGTTTGGATAATAGAAATTACGAACAGTAGAATGGATGCCATCCGCTGCTATCATGATTTCTGCACTATAAGAGCCCAGCCGTTCACCAGTTTTTCTATTTTCGAAATCAGCTATCACCTTGTCACCAGACATTTTAAATGATTTTAAATGATGTCCAGTAAACACTGCGTCCTCACCCAAGCGTTCTTTAACAGCTTTTAGCAAGAGCATTTGTAATCGTCCACGATGGATGGAATATTGCGGCCAACGATAACCAGCTTTAATTCCTCGATCCTCTTGCCAAATCTCCTTACCAAATTTGTTTACATAAATAAGTTCTGCAGTCCGAATGCCAGTGTTTTCAAGCTCATCTGCCAAACCAAGTTCTGTCAGAACCCTTACAGCATGCGGCAATAGATTGATACCGACACCAAGTGCTTTAATAGTTTCCACACTTTCAAACACACGCACTGACACGCCAACGCGGTGAAGTTTTAGTGCAGTCACAAGTCCGCCAATCCCACCGCCGACGACAATCGCCGATTTGATATTAGCCAAAATAATCCCCTCCTAAAAAAATATCCACTTTTCTAATAATTCTATCTTCTTCTAATTATTACATAAATATTAGATATATCAATATAAATATTTATGTTATAGTGAAAATGATATAAAAAAAACTGTACATATATTAAAATGGAATAAATATACTTCTTCTTTCGATTAGTAGTCACAAGCAACTTTTGTTGTTGCCCTTAACGACTGTATCTTTCACTCACTACATCAAACCTTATTAAGATCATTGCACTATTATTAAATAAACAGTTATTAATTCTATGTATTTACCATTTTATCGATTATGATAAGTAACAACGATAAGAAACCCATAGAGCATAGACTCTATGGGTTCCTTTTGTAATATCCTTATATAGTTGTGACCATGAAAAGTACTACTCTTTCAATAATAGAGGTGTTTCGTAATCGACTCCATTTAATCGCAACTATGGTTGAATACTTAAATAAGTGGACATTTGATCCGTTATTTAGCTTAAAAGAGCGATTTTTTTAATTTCACGGTCATCTATTCCGTTATTCCAACAATATGAGCAGATCTTTGGGTGGTTTAGATTAAATAGCGAATCCGTTGACCGGAAAACTCGTAAATTGGGCTTTTTTTTTAGCAAATAAGGCATCAGATGTCCGCTAATGACTTTAGCAGAGAGCAGAGAACAGAGCACATCCACATGACATAAAAAGGCTATAAGGGGGCGTCTAGACTACAAAATAGGTCTTGACGCTCTCACATATAGCCACCCAAATTTTGTATTATTCCTTTACAATAGTACGTTCTGCTACTTCCTCATCTATTTCAATACCTAATCCAGGAGTTTCAATAGCCAGTAAATGGATACCATCATCTTTTCTAACCTGCTGAATCTTAGGACCCTTTAACAGTGAATTTTGGAAGGTTGAACGATCCGGTGTAAAATATTCTATCCATTTCACATTAGGCAACCCTACTGCTAATGGAAGATGAATTTGTTGCAGGTTCCATGGTGAGACTGGAAAATTATACGTTGTTGCAAAATTATAGATTTTTAACCATTCTGTGATACCGCCTGTTGCACTCGCATTTGGTTGAATAATATCTAGCGCCTTCATGTCGATAAGTTGTCTAAATTCATTAAAGCTAGAATTTTGTTCACCACCAGCGATAAACGTTGAACCCGCACGCTCTTTAATTCTGACATAGCCTGATAAATCCTCAGGTGCCACCGGCTCCTCTAACCAATATACATTATATGGCTCCCATTCTTTTAGCTTTTGAATGGCAGTATCCGTATCCCACGTACCATTAATATCAACCATAAGCTTGATATCTGGACCAATAGCTTCACGAACAGCCGCTACCCTCTTTGTCGCTTCGTCTAAGGAAACCGCTGATAATCCACAGCGAATTTTCACAGCTGAATGACCTTCTTCTACATATTTAGCAGCTCTTTCACCTAGTTGTTCTGGTGGTAATTGCTGCCCTACATTTGCATATGTCGGAACACTAGCACGATAATTTCCAAACAGGTTGGATACTGGTGTATTCATAAGTTTTCCTTTAATATCCCAAAGTGCAAAGTCAACAGCAGCAATACAATCACGAATCATGCCACGCATCCCGATCCGCCAAGGAGCATCGAACATTTTCTTCCAAATTTTTTCAGTATGTAAAGGATTTTCCCCTACAACGACATTTTTAAGATTACGTCTTAATAATGTCGCTGCCAAATCCCCTACTACACCGTGGGTAAATACGGGTGTACCAATAAAGCTTCTTCCTGTAATGCCATGGTCAGTATGGACTTCTACAATAATTAATTCATGGCCAACAGAATGCGCCATATCTGATTCTTGCATGTGAACATAGCGGTTTACGGACAAATCGATAATTTTCATAATACATATCCTTCTTTCTTTATCTATGATTGTTAGTAATTTAGTTTATTGATGAACAGACATATTCTTTTTAATGTTAGCTGCGGATTTTAAGAGTTCGTTATATTCGTCCTCCTGAAGTTCCCATTCTTGAACCTCAACTATACCTTCATTATTAATTAGCATTGGCACACCAATACTTAAATCACTTAACCCATATTCTCCAGTCAATATGGCTGATCCTAATATAAATGTGGGCTTCGATACCGCAAGCCCCATCGCTACTTCAGTAAGGCCAATTGCGGACGTCCAGCCTGTTGTTCTATTAATCTTTAAATCGTTAAACTGGACAAACCAGCTGTTTACTTTATGATCGATCAGCTCTTTTAGTTCATCTTTAAAATTTGCTTGTTGCCCATTGAGTTGGACTTTTGAATAAACGGGCACTTGTGAGCCGCCATGTTCACCAAGCACAGGACTAAACAATTTATCTGTGCCACTAAGCCCCAATACATCGCGAATCGCCCACTCGAACCTTTTACTATCATTTAAGTTGTAGCCTATTAATTTTTGACGATCAAACTTGAATTTTGTGTGTAGATAGTAATTCAAGATATCCGTTGGATTTGTGGCTGTAACAATGATAGCCTCTGGCGCAAATTTCTTGATTTCTGCACCGATCTCATCCATTACTTTTATATTACCTTCTAAAAATACTAGACGTGACGTAACATTTTGATTTGGAATGCTTGCTGTTACGAACACAACATGTGAGCCTTTTAAATCTTCCATTTCACCAGCGTATAAACGAGTTTTCGTCTGGCCTACTAACGCATTTTCCATATCCATAAGGTGGTTTAAAACTAGATTTCTATTTTTATCTATTAAACAAATTTCATCATAAATATCCTTAAGTGCAAGCATAAAACCAAATGAAGATCCAAGCGTTCCACCAGCACCAATAATAGATACCTTACTCATCTCATTTCCCCCTTCATGTGATTGGTTCTATAAGTTATTTATTCTGCTAATTTAGCTGTAAAATCGTCTACTTCTTTTTGCAGAAATTCTTTATATTCACTAGAATTTAACCAACCATCCTTTAAATGAAGGAAACCCTCTTTTGCAAACTCCTGGTAACGTTCGCTTGCGATTGCTTGTTTCAATGCATCTTCAAGTGCTGCTTTTAATTCAGCTGGTGCATCTTTATGAATTAAGAAACCTCTTGACATCCCAGTTGTCACATCCCAACCATTTTCAACCGTAGTTGGTACATCAGGTAATTGCTCTAAACGTTCCGTTCTAAAAATAACGCTAGCTTCTAATTGTCCACCCTCGACCAATGCTATATTTGGACCAATTTCATCAATGACAGCATCAATGTGACCACCTAGTACAGCAGCTGCCATTTTTCCAGCTTCTTCATATGGAGTATAATTGAGATCTATGCCAGCCATCTCTTCAAATTGGGCTACAGTTAATTCATCTAATCCTTTTGAACTTGTTCCACCAATAACAATTTCACCTGGCTTTTCCTTTGCAGCAGCGATTAAAGCATTGATATCAGCATACTCACTTCCTGCTTTCACTAAAATTGAATAAGTATCTTCGTGAATTCTTGCTAATGCATCAAATTGCTCTAAATAATTTGGTGTTTTACCCGCTGCAATATTAATTTGGAAATCCGAAGTAGTTGGCATAATTGAATAACCATCAGCCGGTGCTGCTGCTAGCTCCTGACTTGCTACTGCTCCAGCTGCTCCTGGAATATTTACAACGTTTACTGGCACACCTAAAATATCACTTAGCTCTCTTGCAATTGCTCTTGAAAAAGTATCAGTACCCCCACCAGGACCGCCACCTGCCTTGATTTCAATGGCACGTTCAAACTTAACTTCTCCTTGTTCTTCCTTTTCTTCTGTTTCCTGTGCAGCTTGATTACCACTACTCTCTGACTGACTGCTACCTGCCGATTGCCCACCACTATTACACCCAACTAGAACTAATGCGAGTATCATCAATAAAGCCAATAAAGTAATTTTCTTCTTGATCATGTACAAAGACCTCCTAATAATAAATTGAAAGCTCTTTCATATTTAGATAGATTAATGAATTCACTTAAGCGCTTTTCTCAGCATTGATCGCTGATTTCCTTAAGTTAAAAAACTTCTTAATAAATGGATATAAAATTGAAATCACCGCTAATACTAGTAAAATTCCACTTATTGGTCTAGTAAAGAACACAGTCCAATCCCCGTTTGCAATTTGTAAGCTACGACGGAATTCTTCTTCTGCCATCGGACCAAGTACAATTCCTAAGATAATCGTAGCGATTGGGAATCTAATTTTCTCTAAGTAAAAGCCTAGCACACCAAAGACAATCATAATCCAGACATCAAACATAGAATTTCGGTTCGAAAATGTTCCCAGAAAGCAAAAAACTAAAATCATTGGACCTAAAATACTATATGATACCTTCAAAGTGTGTTGAAATAATGAAATAAACGGCTTGGCTAAGAACAAAATCGCTGCATTTACAAGCAATAGGCCCACAAAAATCGTATAAACTAAATTACTTTCCGTTGCTAAAAGCATAGGACCTGGCTGTAATCCATGTAAAATAAAAGCTCCTAGAATAACAGCAGTGGTAGCGCTTCCAGGAATACCTAAAGCCAATAACGGAACCATCGCACCCATTGCAGCACTGTTATTCGCTGATTCAGGTGCAGCTATTCCTTCTGGGATGCCTGTACCAAACTTTTCAGGTGTTTTTGACCAACGGACGGCTTCGCTGTAACTTAGCATTGATGCTGTTGTTGCACCAACCCCGGGTAAAATCCCGATAAATGTCCCAAGTAAAGACGAGCGCGCAATCGTTCCCGCGATTTGTTTGAAAATTTTCATTTCAAATATTTTTGTTTTAACATTTTGGATTTTCTCTTGTATCTTCTGATCTTCTCTTGATTTACTAAGCACTTCAGATACCGCAAACAAACCAATTAAGATCGGAACAAAGCTAATTCCTGACATCATACTAATCGAACCAAATGTGAATCGTTCAGCACCTGTCATAGGATCGATTCCAATAGTTGCAATAAATAATCCAAATAGTACTCCGATTAACCCTCGTACCAGATCACCGCCGCTTAACGACGCAACAACGGTTAAGCCTAAAACAGCTAACGCGAAATATTCTGGAGACGAAAATTTCAATGCAAAGTTTGCAAGTAATGGTGTTAACACGATTAAAAAGATGGTTCCGATTACGCCTCCAATGGCTGAGCTAGTTACACATATACCTAGTGCTCTTCCAGCCTTTCCTTTTTTTGCCATCGGGTATCCATCCATTACAGTTGCAATGGCTTCAGGCGCACCTGGAGTTCTAAAAAGAACGGCGCTAATACTACCTGAATACACCGCTGCAGCATAAATGGCTGTGAGCAATAAAAAGACTGGAATCGTATCCATTCCATATGTGATCGGCAGTAAAATGAGAACTAACATTGCCCCGCTTATTCCTGGAGTGGCCCCACCTAGAAATCCTATTAATACTGCTAGTAAAAGGATAAGCAAATGCATGGGCTGCATCACATTAAGTAACCCTTGATATAAAGACTCTAACATTCAATCACCTCCATTGTCGTAGGTAGTTATCTTAATAAAATAGCAGACTAATTTCTCTAAACAACCACCAACCTCGTGGTAGTGGGAGCTGCAAAACGATTGTAAACAAATAGATAAAGAATAATGAACTCGCAACAGAAGTAATAGCTAAATTTCGTTTACGTTTCATTCCCAACAGCCATGCTAACGAAAGAACGAGTAAGAATGTTGCGATCAGAAAACCAATAATTGGAACAGCAATCGCATATGCCACTAGAATAAACGTTACAATATAATGGTTTTTTGAAAACATAGGAGGTTCTACAATTTCTTTAGAATCCCCGTTAGAATTATTCTCAACCTTACTAACTGTAGAAACTGTTTCTTTCTTTTTCTCAAGTAAAGTACGCACCAATAACCAAACACCAAGAATAAACATAAGTAATAAAATAGTGCTTGGCCACCCACCTGCGCCGATTTTTTCTGCATCTTCTGGTGCTGGGAGTGTCTTTGAGTAAATAAAAAATATTACTGAAAAAACAATAGTTATAATTGATAGAACCAAATTAGAATTCATATTTGATTTATTCACCTCCAGCGTAAATAAAATTAATTAAAGGTACTTCCGTTTATCCCCTCCCTTACTTATTTAAAGTATATACTTTCTGACAATTCTGAATAAATTTAAAATTAATTTCTTTTACTTTAAAAAAGTATAAAAAAATAGGGAGTAGACATAAAAAGTAGAAAAATAACTGTATAGATATAGCAAAAAAGACATGATCCCTTCTGTGACCGTTGGATCTCGTTTTCCAACAGCCTGAAAGATCATGCCTTTTATAAACCATCTATTTAATATAAGAGTAAAGCTTTGTTGGTCTTCCCTTTTTTTGATACTCTAACTTAAGAATAATTTCATTATTTTGAATCAGGTGCTCTAAATATTTTCGAATTGTTAAATTTGATATATTCATCAATGAAGATAATTCATGGATAGATAATGGACTTTTTGCTTTTTTTAATGTATCTCTCGTTAAGGTTAAGGTTACCTTATCAATCCCTTTAGGCAGCTGCTCGTCTATTTGTTCATTTGTAACTTGCAAAGAATCCAACCCATCTTGATTAATCGAGCCGGGAGATTGGAATAGTTCATGGCGTTTTTTATAAAATAACAACGCGCTTTGAAAGCGCTTAAAATCAAATGGTTTTAAAATATAATCAACCACACCCAATCTCAGAGACTCTTCGATAATATCTGGAGAATCAGCCGCAGTGATCATAATAACATCTAATTTTATATTTTCTTGTCTAATTCTTTTTAGGAGCTCAAGCCCTGTAATTTTTGGCATATAAAGATCCAACAACAAAAGGTCGGGTTTATTTTTTATAATTTCTATAAGGGCTTCTTCACCATTTTTAACAGTGCCAGCTACTTGAAACCCTTCAACCTGTTGCAGGAAATTTTCATTAATGCTAGAAACCATTGGATCATCTTCTACAATTAATGTATAAATACTCATGATATCCCCCTTGCCCTACTTGCTTTCTTAGGTATTTCTACAATAAACGCAGAACCTTCTTCTGGTGCTGAATCCAAATATAAATTTCCTTCTAATAGATTTTCTACATGATACTTAACTAGATGTAAACCATAGCCATTAGACTCTCCCTTGGTAGAAAAACCTTTCTTGAAGACTAAGTCGATATGATCTTCAGAAATGCCTTTCCCATTATCCTCAACTATAATCGTAAGTCCCTTCTCTTGATCAAGGATAGTGATATGTATTTCAGGATGCTTTTCATCTTTCACAGCATCTATTGCATTTTGAAACAGATTCCCAATAATCAATACTAAACTATCTACCATATTGTGAGTAGGTAATGCAGTAAATTTACTTCCTGGGGTAAAAATCGTTTTTATATTTAATTCTTCAGCTTGTTGAACCTTACCTAATAAAAGACCAGAAATTTTTGGTTCTTTTATATTACGATTTAGAAAGTGAAGTAAATCCTGCTGTTTCGAAGTCGTTTCACCAATATACATTTTTACTTCATCATATTGTTGTAATTCAACAAGGCCCGCTATAGTCTGGAGCTTATTCATAAATTCATGCGATTTTGCCCTTAAACCGTCAATATATTGTTGAACACCTGTTAGTTTCTCAGCAATTTGTCGAACTTCTGTTATATCCCTGAATGTCATGATAGTACCGATTCTTACGTTCTCTCTAACTATCGGAAAATAACGGGCAAGGATCGTTACATTGTTAACAAATAGCTCAATACTATCTCCTTGTTTAATAGAGTTAGAGATTATAAATGAACTTACGTTTTTCAATGACTCATTCATTTTCTTACCAACAAGATTATCTGGTAAATTTAAAATTCTTTGTGCAGAAGGATTCATTAATGTGATTTTATTCTCCTGATCTATTGCAATTATACCATCTTCAATCGATTCCAACATGGCTTTCTTTTCACTGAATAACCTGGCAATTTCATCAGGTTCATAGCCATACAATGATTTTTTTATTTTTTTTGCTAATAACACGGACGCAAAGATTCCAATTGCTAACGCAACACCAAGCCAAATAAAGATGGAATCAACATAATTTTTTACATATCCTATCAAATTTTCTCTAAGAAAGCCTACTGAGATGACCCCAATTTGCTCATTCGTAATCGGATCAATAACAGGCACAAAGGTTCTAATCGACGTCCCAGAGATTCCTCTTGCTTGTGATACATAGGCTTCACCGTTTAAAGCCCTTTTTATGTCATTGCCGGTAATGGTTCCCCCAATTAACTCCCTATTTGGATGCGTATATCTAATTCCCTCTTGATCAATTAGTACTAAAAAGATCTTTTCACTACTTTCTTCAAGAAATTCTTCATATACAAGTTGAAGCTGTTGCTGGTCTTCACCGTTCACTAATGTATTTCGAACTGATGGCAGCTTTGCTAGAAGATGTGACATTTGCAAAGCTCTCTTCTCAATTGTTTCCTCAATTGATTTGTATAAAATATTATAAAAAGAAAAACCAGAAAATATTAAAACAATCATGATAATAAAAATAGCAAGAATGATAATCTGCTTTTCTAAAGAGGATCGAAACTTATTAATTCTCATAAACTTATTCTCCTATGATCTTAATATTGCCAAAAAGTAAGAAAATGCGAAAGCGACTATATTTTCCCACTTCGTTCATGCCTTTGATCCAAACCAGATTCATAGATTTGCCTTAAAAATTATCGCTTAAGTTTGACAAGTACTTAAAAAGCTGTTTCTAATTTTTTCTAAGATAAAATATAAATCACCATATTTCTTAACTCTATTTTATGAAAAAAGATTTATAAATACTAGTGTTTTCGTCGCTTTATTCGAAAGATTCAGTATTTTATGTTCCACGAAGCTCTTTTTAGTAATATTTGTCTCTATACATTTTACGTTCAAGGTATTTCACCCAATAACTTTATATTCTAATACTTCAAATCAGTTACTATTTAATAATTATTATAAATAAATATTGATTTTATATTAGGAAGTGTTATTATTAATATAGTAAAAATCAGAGTGAAGTTAATTAATAACTAGCTCATATGTTATTTTTCCTAGGTACTTTCAACCCTAGTAATAATTATTATGAATACAGTGAACTAAAATAATTATACGTAAAGTTTTACCTCCTTTCTTCATCGAAATAACTTGTTTAGAGCAATTATTGATATTAATACAATTTGTCAAATCTAATAAAAAGGAGACTAAAAATGATTGGGAATAACTCTTTCTGCCACACATGTAAAACAGATATAAAGATACTCAAACATAGTATACTTTGTAATTGTGGAATTAAATTGAAGTCTACAAAAACAAAATTAACAAAGCGCCTTGTTAGCTAAAAACAAG
Protein-coding regions in this window:
- a CDS encoding tripartite tricarboxylate transporter substrate binding protein, with the translated sequence MIKKKITLLALLMILALVLVGCNSGGQSAGSSQSESSGNQAAQETEEKEEQGEVKFERAIEIKAGGGPGGGTDTFSRAIARELSDILGVPVNVVNIPGAAGAVASQELAAAPADGYSIMPTTSDFQINIAAGKTPNYLEQFDALARIHEDTYSILVKAGSEYADINALIAAAKEKPGEIVIGGTSSKGLDELTVAQFEEMAGIDLNYTPYEEAGKMAAAVLGGHIDAVIDEIGPNIALVEGGQLEASVIFRTERLEQLPDVPTTVENGWDVTTGMSRGFLIHKDAPAELKAALEDALKQAIASERYQEFAKEGFLHLKDGWLNSSEYKEFLQKEVDDFTAKLAE
- a CDS encoding mandelate racemase/muconate lactonizing enzyme family protein — encoded protein: MKIIDLSVNRYVHMQESDMAHSVGHELIIVEVHTDHGITGRSFIGTPVFTHGVVGDLAATLLRRNLKNVVVGENPLHTEKIWKKMFDAPWRIGMRGMIRDCIAAVDFALWDIKGKLMNTPVSNLFGNYRASVPTYANVGQQLPPEQLGERAAKYVEEGHSAVKIRCGLSAVSLDEATKRVAAVREAIGPDIKLMVDINGTWDTDTAIQKLKEWEPYNVYWLEEPVAPEDLSGYVRIKERAGSTFIAGGEQNSSFNEFRQLIDMKALDIIQPNASATGGITEWLKIYNFATTYNFPVSPWNLQQIHLPLAVGLPNVKWIEYFTPDRSTFQNSLLKGPKIQQVRKDDGIHLLAIETPGLGIEIDEEVAERTIVKE
- a CDS encoding flavin-dependent oxidoreductase, translated to MANIKSAIVVGGGIGGLVTALKLHRVGVSVRVFESVETIKALGVGINLLPHAVRVLTELGLADELENTGIRTAELIYVNKFGKEIWQEDRGIKAGYRWPQYSIHRGRLQMLLLKAVKERLGEDAVFTGHHLKSFKMSGDKVIADFENRKTGERLGSYSAEIMIAADGIHSTVRNFYYPNEGLPKYSGRILWRGITESTPFLTGRSMIMAGYQDQKFVAYPVCPEAAASGRSLVNWIAELTVDEMPSRADWNRKIDKEVFAPAFANWDFGWLNVPKLIKETDEVFEYPMVDRNPLPKWTYGRITLLGDAAHPMYPIGSNGASQAILDADALGIAILEQPSAETALKAYEQARLDPTANIVLSNRKNGPEIVMQIVEERAPNGFDYLEDVITYQELENIANRYKQIAGFDRETLNSK
- a CDS encoding Dabb family protein, coding for MVEHIVLIKFSQQATNEQKEELIHRSLLLKNIIPGIVDIQQGINFSNRNKGYEVGLTVRFKDRAALENYGPHPAHQEIVSYLREIGLEDTIVVDFDIE
- a CDS encoding class II fumarate hydratase, with product MNSSNHEYRIENDPLGTIMVPSSAYYGSQTQRAIENFKISGMTLPRAFIKAQGIIKASAATVNVELGLLPPDFGKAIIHASEEVIEGKWDEHFVVDVYQAGAGTSQNMNANEVIANRAKELLGGSQSIHPNDHVNMSQSTNDTFPSALNIAAVEILNSQLLPALSQLVKEFRKKAEQFMPILKSGRTHLHDGVPIRLGQEFSGYAETLHFIYLQLEKNIDVLYEIGLGGQAIGTKLNLPTEYKPKIIQEVGKRTNHPFREPKNMFAFMQNMNEPIRCMLTLKELALHLIKITSDLRLLSSGPRTGLAEISLPSIQPGSTIMPGKVNPAILEMTHMVCCQIIGYETAISAAATAGQLEINVMMPLIAHSFLHSIEIFANAIETLTSKCISGIQANEEKCKQWMEESLSLVTGLSGSMGYDIASQIGLKADEENKTIKQVLQEKGLLSEEIIKAIDPTGMV
- a CDS encoding tripartite tricarboxylate transporter permease, which translates into the protein MLESLYQGLLNVMQPMHLLILLLAVLIGFLGGATPGISGAMLVLILLPITYGMDTIPVFLLLTAIYAAAVYSGSISAVLFRTPGAPEAIATVMDGYPMAKKGKAGRALGICVTSSAIGGVIGTIFLIVLTPLLANFALKFSSPEYFALAVLGLTVVASLSGGDLVRGLIGVLFGLFIATIGIDPMTGAERFTFGSISMMSGISFVPILIGLFAVSEVLSKSREDQKIQEKIQNVKTKIFEMKIFKQIAGTIARSSLLGTFIGILPGVGATTASMLSYSEAVRWSKTPEKFGTGIPEGIAAPESANNSAAMGAMVPLLALGIPGSATTAVILGAFILHGLQPGPMLLATESNLVYTIFVGLLLVNAAILFLAKPFISLFQHTLKVSYSILGPMILVFCFLGTFSNRNSMFDVWIMIVFGVLGFYLEKIRFPIATIILGIVLGPMAEEEFRRSLQIANGDWTVFFTRPISGILLVLAVISILYPFIKKFFNLRKSAINAEKSA
- a CDS encoding malate dehydrogenase yields the protein MSKVSIIGAGGTLGSSFGFMLALKDIYDEICLIDKNRNLVLNHLMDMENALVGQTKTRLYAGEMEDLKGSHVVFVTASIPNQNVTSRLVFLEGNIKVMDEIGAEIKKFAPEAIIVTATNPTDILNYYLHTKFKFDRQKLIGYNLNDSKRFEWAIRDVLGLSGTDKLFSPVLGEHGGSQVPVYSKVQLNGQQANFKDELKELIDHKVNSWFVQFNDLKINRTTGWTSAIGLTEVAMGLAVSKPTFILGSAILTGEYGLSDLSIGVPMLINNEGIVEVQEWELQEDEYNELLKSAANIKKNMSVHQ